A stretch of uncultured Campylobacter sp. DNA encodes these proteins:
- the selB gene encoding selenocysteine-specific translation elongation factor, which translates to MNSVIIGTAGHIDHGKTALIKALNGFEGDRMPSEKERGITIDLSFSHLRSGDTNVAFIDVPGHENLVKTMISGAYAFDAAMLVVAADDGLMPQSKEHIQILSMLGVKSVILCISKCDLADDARKSEVAVQCKEYISKFKDLQILNTFFISIKDPASIIELKNYLFNIKPAQRQGGGVVHYYIDRVFSLKGLGTIVTGSLINGAISKGEKLYNCDLGKIFNVKSVQIHDEDTPLAQAPNRVALSLDAKTSELQKGQILSKKGFFRGFNEADCTFSGEISHNQDVLFCVGSKQSAAKALILKELPSGEKLVSFKFDKTMFLKFGEPFVCLSNSRVIGGGRVLNAVVEPLKKQSKAVLLTALLKRNFTEAFKILSLFHKHGFGLFSAYQRFGMEYDEAVKIARGIEGTYFDEANLCVYDLSAIEDVKSLIKFIVSKNDYAIFSPASIALKLSWASEDLAARALSELERGGIVSKKGGVYVKSGVDFDALKQSLESKIFDLIKKGGIAPLAPYNVYDELEIDRSSGDDALKKLTYAKKVVRLAHNLFVEAENLALAIKRLYAIIEKEGFVNVTNAKEELGLSRKFVICYLEYLDKMGNIVTIDNKRYLKK; encoded by the coding sequence ATGAATAGCGTAATCATCGGCACCGCAGGCCATATCGATCACGGAAAAACCGCGTTAATCAAGGCGCTAAACGGCTTTGAGGGGGACCGAATGCCGAGCGAAAAAGAACGTGGTATCACGATCGATCTTAGCTTTTCGCATCTGCGCTCTGGGGATACCAACGTCGCTTTCATCGACGTTCCTGGGCATGAAAATCTAGTCAAAACGATGATTAGCGGCGCGTATGCCTTCGACGCTGCGATGCTGGTAGTCGCCGCGGACGACGGGCTGATGCCGCAAAGCAAAGAGCATATTCAAATTTTATCGATGCTTGGGGTAAAAAGCGTGATCTTATGTATCAGCAAGTGCGATCTAGCCGACGACGCGCGCAAGTCCGAGGTCGCGGTGCAGTGCAAGGAATACATCAGTAAATTTAAGGATTTGCAAATTTTAAACACTTTTTTTATCAGCATAAAAGATCCCGCAAGTATCATTGAACTGAAAAACTATCTCTTCAATATCAAGCCCGCGCAGCGCCAAGGAGGCGGCGTGGTGCACTACTACATCGACCGCGTCTTTTCGCTTAAGGGGCTTGGCACCATCGTAACGGGCAGCCTCATTAACGGCGCTATTTCAAAGGGCGAGAAGCTTTATAACTGCGATCTGGGTAAAATTTTTAACGTCAAAAGCGTGCAGATACACGACGAGGACACGCCGCTGGCGCAGGCTCCAAACCGCGTCGCGCTAAGTCTGGACGCCAAAACGAGCGAGCTGCAAAAGGGGCAAATCCTAAGCAAAAAAGGCTTTTTTCGCGGCTTTAATGAAGCCGACTGCACCTTTAGCGGCGAAATTTCACACAACCAAGATGTGCTGTTTTGCGTCGGAAGTAAGCAAAGCGCGGCAAAAGCGCTCATTTTAAAAGAACTTCCTAGCGGCGAGAAGCTCGTGAGCTTTAAATTTGACAAAACGATGTTTTTGAAATTCGGCGAGCCCTTCGTTTGCTTGTCAAACTCGCGCGTAATCGGCGGAGGACGCGTGCTAAACGCCGTAGTCGAGCCGCTAAAAAAGCAGAGCAAAGCCGTACTTCTCACCGCGCTTTTGAAGCGAAATTTTACCGAAGCGTTTAAAATTTTAAGCCTCTTTCACAAGCATGGATTCGGGCTATTTTCGGCATATCAGCGCTTCGGAATGGAATACGACGAAGCGGTAAAGATCGCGCGCGGCATAGAAGGGACGTATTTCGACGAAGCAAATTTATGCGTTTACGATCTAAGCGCGATCGAGGACGTGAAAAGCCTCATAAAATTTATCGTCTCAAAAAACGACTACGCGATCTTTTCGCCAGCCTCGATCGCCCTAAAGCTCTCGTGGGCCAGCGAAGATCTTGCCGCGCGTGCGCTTAGCGAGCTTGAGCGGGGCGGCATCGTCTCCAAAAAGGGCGGAGTTTACGTAAAATCGGGGGTGGATTTTGACGCGCTTAAGCAGAGCCTGGAGAGTAAAATTTTTGATCTCATCAAAAAGGGCGGCATCGCGCCGCTTGCGCCGTATAACGTATATGACGAGCTAGAGATCGACCGCAGCAGCGGCGATGACGCGTTAAAAAAGCTAACCTACGCCAAAAAGGTCGTCCGTCTCGCGCACAATCTCTTCGTCGAGGCCGAAAATTTAGCCCTAGCGATCAAACGCCTTTACGCGATCATCGAAAAAGAGGGCTTCGTAAACGTCACAAACGCCAAAGAGGAGCTTGGGCTTAGCAGGAAATTCGTCATCTGCTATCTCGAATACCTAGATAAAATGGGAAATATCGTTACGATCGACAATAAACGCTATTTGAAAAAGTAA
- the rpmI gene encoding 50S ribosomal protein L35 gives MPKMKSVRGAVKRFKAGKNKIKRGSAFRSHILTKMSQKRKRNLREAQYVDSTNVSAVKRMLCK, from the coding sequence ATGCCAAAGATGAAAAGCGTGCGCGGTGCCGTCAAGCGTTTTAAAGCGGGCAAAAACAAGATCAAAAGAGGCTCGGCGTTTCGCAGCCACATTTTGACGAAGATGTCTCAAAAACGCAAGAGGAATTTGCGCGAGGCCCAATACGTCGATTCTACGAACGTATCTGCGGTTAAAAGAATGCTTTGCAAATAG
- a CDS encoding twin-arginine translocation signal domain-containing protein translates to MENKRRDFLKKSLKIGAVGAVGVAASQALAKSEQDYGDTVRGKSPKKEVLYWESEAWKKYYKVAY, encoded by the coding sequence ATGGAGAACAAACGCAGAGATTTTCTTAAAAAATCTCTAAAAATCGGCGCAGTAGGTGCCGTGGGCGTTGCCGCGTCTCAGGCTCTAGCGAAAAGCGAGCAGGACTATGGCGATACCGTTCGTGGCAAATCACCGAAAAAAGAGGTGCTTTACTGGGAGAGTGAAGCGTGGAAAAAATACTATAAAGTAGCTTACTAG
- a CDS encoding molecular chaperone TorD family protein, giving the protein MDTNLIKARSYYYEFFAIPFFFYETDAKFKRWKEQLEFLRSSPIVPSDEAEFQNLAKFDFAAFKSEQNSVLFDFSYANVPMSASFYDEGRDDGRMRVAVIDVLKKSKFRRNMELCKECEDYVGFIFYLHSTLLRDAAAKHSAVLNGQNSVANEQNFTNSASLTAQDGKNSAGLHGSKNFTGPQDGKNTANSQCAKNFIGAQDGEALALELFTNVTNSFVDEFSELLCGHVRADFFKSLGALMRSFFALERSLLALAAPQKKDRSVVKEAIKKGGYQNKFTNPEDIFDLD; this is encoded by the coding sequence ATGGATACAAATTTAATCAAAGCAAGAAGCTACTACTATGAATTTTTTGCAATTCCGTTTTTTTTCTATGAAACGGATGCGAAATTTAAGCGCTGGAAGGAGCAACTGGAGTTTTTACGCAGCTCGCCCATTGTGCCTAGCGATGAGGCGGAATTTCAAAATTTGGCGAAATTCGATTTTGCAGCGTTTAAAAGCGAGCAAAATTCCGTGCTTTTTGATTTTTCATACGCCAACGTGCCGATGAGTGCGAGCTTCTACGACGAGGGGCGCGACGATGGGCGTATGCGTGTCGCGGTAATCGACGTGCTAAAAAAGAGTAAATTTCGCCGCAATATGGAGCTTTGCAAAGAGTGCGAGGATTATGTGGGATTTATTTTTTACCTGCATTCAACTCTACTTCGCGACGCGGCTGCAAAACACAGCGCGGTTTTAAACGGACAAAATTCCGTGGCAAATGAGCAAAATTTTACGAATAGCGCGAGCTTGACGGCGCAAGACGGAAAAAATTCTGCAGGTTTGCATGGCAGTAAAAATTTTACAGGTCCGCAGGATGGTAAAAATACCGCGAACTCGCAATGCGCTAAAAATTTCATCGGCGCACAAGACGGCGAAGCGCTGGCGTTAGAGCTTTTTACGAATGTCACCAACAGCTTTGTAGATGAGTTTAGCGAGCTTTTGTGCGGGCATGTGCGGGCGGATTTTTTCAAATCATTAGGCGCACTAATGAGAAGCTTTTTTGCGCTAGAACGCTCGCTTTTAGCGCTTGCCGCTCCGCAAAAGAAAGATCGCAGCGTCGTTAAAGAAGCGATCAAAAAAGGCGGCTATCAAAATAAATTTACCAATCCGGAAGATATTTTTGATCTGGATTGA
- the rplT gene encoding 50S ribosomal protein L20, producing the protein MARVKTGIVRRRRHNKVLKLARGFYSARRKHFRKAKEQLERSLVYAFRDRRAKKRDFRRLWIVRINAACRLNDISYSKFINGLRKAGIELDRKILANMAMNDAEAFATVAKKAKAALK; encoded by the coding sequence ATGGCAAGAGTAAAAACGGGCATCGTTAGACGCCGCCGTCACAACAAGGTGCTAAAGCTTGCGCGCGGATTTTATAGCGCAAGACGCAAACATTTCAGAAAGGCTAAAGAGCAGCTAGAAAGAAGCCTCGTTTACGCCTTCCGTGACAGACGCGCGAAAAAACGCGATTTCCGCAGACTTTGGATAGTGCGCATCAATGCAGCTTGCAGGCTAAACGACATCAGCTACTCTAAATTTATAAACGGACTTAGAAAAGCGGGCATCGAGCTTGATAGAAAAATTTTAGCAAATATGGCTATGAACGATGCCGAAGCTTTCGCAACCGTCGCAAAGAAGGCAAAAGCAGCATTAAAATAA
- a CDS encoding 4Fe-4S dicluster domain-containing protein, whose product MKEHGFYAAGLKDVVLSDDIEICGDEEEAKNEEFIVANLPKLKAQIYAPEINFYIENSADEPLQIAKNVDILYRAKDIAFDGALDSDYQKPVGKNVILACDEPREDLVRLLRQHGFKVIALSRAEIKFVYGEIGDLAVTILSERDEVETEADFFLISGAVPYQLRQSGCYEISGLKDDEILEILNSKSPVYHYKNSTIFDPAICQYQGRRNELRAPCAEICPTVAILKNDEKRELVFSHIDCIGCGACVSVCPSGALKFAKLPQSVFGEIAKLYAGKIPLLIAESEIASAPAVQLPCGVLPFGIFGSKQIDEVNLLSAMQESGSSVIVYGADVGEGTREAVELINGISRAIYGKDAVFLARNLTELQEALKWAQSSQPWAFSLNEQGFSKKEIFSKRVSAMVGEGSFGAVKSGELLKFGKVNINEASCTLCLSCVGACNTGALYADNSDNSIKLNASLCTTCNYCVLSCAEKDTIELEPCGVELEPGFFNYKMLAKDELFKCIECGKEFATSKAVMKIADMMGAHFANDPEKMKTLFCCGDCKAKIMIKKQIEDARKGAM is encoded by the coding sequence ATGAAAGAACATGGATTTTACGCCGCGGGGCTAAAAGATGTCGTTTTAAGCGACGATATCGAAATTTGCGGCGATGAAGAGGAGGCAAAAAATGAGGAATTTATCGTCGCCAATTTACCGAAATTAAAGGCGCAAATTTATGCGCCCGAGATAAATTTTTATATAGAAAATTCCGCAGATGAGCCGCTACAAATCGCTAAAAACGTAGATATTTTGTATCGCGCCAAGGATATCGCCTTCGACGGTGCGCTAGATAGTGACTATCAAAAGCCCGTCGGCAAAAACGTGATTCTCGCCTGTGACGAGCCGCGAGAGGATCTTGTGAGGCTACTTAGGCAGCACGGATTTAAGGTGATCGCGTTAAGCAGAGCCGAGATTAAGTTCGTCTATGGCGAGATTGGCGATCTTGCGGTTACGATTTTAAGCGAGCGGGATGAGGTTGAGACTGAGGCGGATTTTTTCTTGATTAGCGGTGCAGTGCCATATCAGCTACGACAAAGCGGCTGCTACGAGATCTCGGGACTAAAAGACGATGAAATTTTAGAAATTTTAAATTCCAAAAGCCCGGTTTATCATTATAAGAATTCCACGATCTTCGATCCTGCGATCTGCCAGTATCAAGGCAGGCGAAATGAGCTGCGAGCGCCATGCGCGGAGATTTGCCCCACAGTGGCGATTTTGAAAAATGACGAAAAGCGCGAGCTCGTGTTTTCGCACATCGACTGCATCGGTTGCGGCGCGTGTGTGAGTGTCTGTCCTAGCGGCGCGCTAAAATTTGCCAAGCTGCCCCAAAGCGTATTTGGCGAGATCGCAAAGCTCTATGCAGGCAAAATTCCGCTTCTCATTGCAGAGAGCGAAATCGCATCCGCACCTGCAGTGCAGCTTCCGTGCGGTGTGCTGCCGTTTGGAATTTTCGGAAGCAAGCAAATAGATGAGGTAAATTTGCTAAGCGCTATGCAAGAAAGCGGCTCGAGCGTGATCGTTTACGGCGCGGACGTAGGCGAGGGCACGCGCGAAGCGGTGGAGCTTATCAATGGAATTTCGCGCGCGATCTACGGCAAGGACGCAGTATTTTTAGCGCGAAATTTAACCGAGCTGCAAGAGGCGTTAAAGTGGGCGCAAAGCTCTCAGCCCTGGGCGTTTAGCTTAAACGAACAGGGCTTTAGCAAGAAAGAAATTTTTTCCAAACGCGTAAGCGCAATGGTCGGCGAGGGCAGCTTCGGCGCCGTAAAAAGCGGAGAGTTGCTAAAATTTGGCAAAGTAAACATAAACGAAGCAAGCTGCACGCTATGCCTTAGCTGCGTGGGTGCCTGTAATACCGGCGCGCTGTATGCCGATAACAGCGACAATTCAATTAAGCTCAATGCCTCGCTTTGCACGACGTGCAACTACTGCGTGCTAAGCTGCGCCGAAAAGGATACGATCGAGCTTGAGCCTTGCGGCGTGGAGCTTGAGCCGGGATTTTTTAATTACAAAATGCTAGCTAAAGATGAGCTTTTTAAGTGCATTGAATGCGGTAAGGAATTTGCGACGAGCAAAGCCGTGATGAAGATCGCGGATATGATGGGCGCGCATTTTGCAAACGATCCTGAAAAGATGAAGACGCTTTTTTGCTGCGGCGATTGCAAGGCGAAAATAATGATAAAAAAGCAGATAGAAGATGCTAGAAAAGGGGCGATGTAA
- the selA gene encoding L-seryl-tRNA(Sec) selenium transferase — protein MQRIKLPKIDKIANAQEFQNCLRPQIIKIAQELIEEVRRKALQGGELASESEIIARIKSRYEKFQNLSLKPLINATGVVLHTNLGRSVISAEILARAQKIVTSYSNLEYNLSEGARGNRYDYIALLCSELFGAQDALVVNNNAAAVFLVLNTFARGREVVVSRGELVEIGGSFRVSEVMANSGAKLTEIGTTNKTKPDDYEEAINENTAILMKVHRSNFKISGFSSSVSAAEVAALARKATRKKEEFLALRAANFKNLADLCGGSSDTDGEILNSAPNGLGLAAGSANSLNLKSDEPSIKSERFHGDSAGGESEISDEISKIYPAKFSMKKEESFNEIIDYYDLGSGYASELGFGLGKSEPSIFELLKSGVRLLSFSGDKLFGSVQCGIILGDRELIARLRKNQLLRMLRVDKITLSLLAETIKAYINKEFHLITTIDQIHLGLDELRERAELVRSRIGVKSQIVPTTTFVGGGTMPSASYPSVALAILDGADPQSTQAKFRAAGIIGRIEDDKFLLDFRSILKSDLQDLIKKIGEIYE, from the coding sequence ATGCAACGAATCAAACTACCAAAAATCGACAAAATCGCAAACGCGCAGGAGTTTCAAAACTGCCTCCGCCCGCAAATCATCAAAATCGCGCAAGAGCTCATCGAAGAAGTACGCAGGAAGGCGCTGCAAGGAGGCGAGCTCGCAAGCGAAAGCGAGATCATCGCGCGCATCAAATCGCGCTACGAAAAATTTCAAAATCTAAGTCTTAAGCCGCTCATTAACGCAACCGGCGTCGTGCTGCACACAAACCTCGGCCGCAGCGTCATCAGCGCAGAAATTTTAGCCCGCGCGCAAAAGATAGTCACCTCATATTCAAATTTAGAATACAACCTATCCGAGGGCGCGCGCGGCAACAGATACGACTACATAGCGCTTTTGTGTAGCGAGCTCTTCGGCGCGCAGGACGCGCTCGTGGTCAATAACAACGCTGCGGCGGTATTTTTGGTGCTAAATACTTTCGCGCGCGGACGCGAAGTCGTAGTAAGCCGCGGCGAGCTAGTCGAGATCGGCGGGAGCTTTCGAGTAAGCGAAGTGATGGCAAACTCTGGCGCAAAGCTCACAGAGATCGGCACTACGAACAAAACCAAGCCGGACGATTACGAAGAAGCGATCAATGAAAATACGGCGATCTTGATGAAAGTGCACCGCTCAAATTTTAAAATTTCAGGCTTTAGCTCTAGCGTAAGCGCTGCGGAAGTTGCGGCCTTAGCGCGAAAGGCTACGCGTAAAAAAGAGGAATTTTTAGCGCTTAGAGCGGCAAATTTTAAAAATTTAGCAGATCTTTGCGGCGGCTCTTCGGACACGGACGGCGAAATTTTAAATTCTGCGCCGAACGGTTTAGGCTTAGCGGCAGGCTCTGCAAATTCTTTAAATTTAAAAAGCGACGAGCCGTCCATAAAGAGCGAGCGTTTTCATGGAGACAGTGCGGGCGGCGAGAGCGAAATTTCCGATGAAATTTCTAAAATTTACCCCGCAAAATTTAGCATGAAAAAAGAGGAAAGCTTTAACGAGATCATCGATTATTACGATCTTGGAAGCGGCTACGCGAGCGAGCTGGGATTTGGGCTAGGCAAAAGCGAGCCCTCTATTTTTGAGCTTTTAAAAAGCGGCGTGCGGCTGCTTAGCTTTAGCGGCGACAAGCTCTTCGGCTCCGTGCAGTGCGGCATTATCCTAGGGGATCGCGAGCTTATCGCGCGCCTGCGCAAAAACCAGCTACTGCGAATGCTGCGCGTGGATAAGATCACGCTAAGTCTGCTTGCCGAGACGATCAAGGCATATATAAATAAAGAATTTCACCTCATCACGACGATAGATCAGATCCATCTCGGCCTAGATGAGCTACGTGAGCGAGCGGAGCTAGTGCGATCGCGCATCGGCGTAAAATCGCAGATCGTGCCTACTACCACCTTCGTAGGCGGCGGCACGATGCCGAGCGCCTCCTACCCTAGCGTCGCGCTTGCGATACTTGACGGCGCAGATCCGCAGAGCACACAGGCTAAATTTCGCGCTGCGGGTATAATCGGGCGGATCGAAGATGATAAATTTTTGCTCGATTTCAGATCGATTTTAAAAAGCGACTTGCAAGATTTAATAAAAAAGATCGGAGAAATTTATGAATAG
- a CDS encoding autotransporter domain-containing protein: MKRNIAAGIANLGYTYTKNSTRNLNLVYADIDNFVNFYGRENIAGYFIDEVNTENNPATIAYMANIYNYIKTKYPGMLVLANNGWGVRDAIAPYADVWMLQEVSADDYINHYRPRTSEFEKDPANSSKILHVIYNARPDQYDEIIRLSRERNAANLFITSDTNAYPSGYDDLPTYFEALMLAINNFTPKNGSLFSQVARGGNRLGIEMPRSKVDLDLTKLARNSAYKNLTDTDGQEFNLNVSAIGNYGGDYSDRSGGVKYDHKSDGILLGASKRVDDLTLGVIFGYQKSDAWYEGKFDGVKENIKSYELGLAGRYDFNENVDLAVNLTYSTNDHKFETNNGFGAIHGAKYKSQIWDFSTRAGYKFLFENGYIKPYLGLGAIRVNEDAISRLRFSSASKTAPNGTAGIYAIKAFGDLQIFANAEYEHRFSGDSYHASRKYSDRYDVEGLDYSSGVFNGAIGLKYKILQSVGLSASYELSESKNSLARAAFDVEF, translated from the coding sequence ATGAAGCGAAATATCGCGGCGGGCATAGCAAATTTAGGCTATACCTATACCAAAAATTCTACTAGAAATCTAAATTTGGTCTATGCTGATATCGATAATTTCGTAAATTTCTACGGCAGAGAAAATATCGCGGGATACTTCATCGACGAAGTCAATACCGAGAATAATCCCGCAACTATCGCCTATATGGCGAATATCTACAATTATATCAAGACTAAATATCCGGGAATGCTAGTTTTAGCAAACAACGGTTGGGGCGTGCGCGACGCCATAGCCCCTTATGCGGACGTTTGGATGCTGCAAGAGGTGAGCGCGGACGACTACATAAACCACTATCGTCCTAGAACCTCTGAGTTTGAAAAAGACCCGGCAAATTCCTCTAAAATTTTGCACGTCATATACAACGCAAGACCGGATCAATACGACGAGATCATAAGGTTATCTCGCGAGCGCAACGCGGCAAATCTATTTATTACCTCCGATACGAATGCCTATCCTAGCGGATACGACGATCTGCCTACCTATTTTGAAGCGCTGATGCTAGCGATCAACAACTTCACGCCTAAAAACGGTAGCCTGTTTTCGCAGGTCGCAAGAGGCGGCAACCGGTTAGGCATCGAGATGCCGCGTTCGAAGGTCGATCTGGATCTTACCAAGCTAGCAAGGAATTCCGCTTATAAAAATTTAACCGACACTGACGGGCAGGAGTTTAACTTAAATGTAAGCGCGATTGGAAACTACGGCGGAGATTACAGCGACCGCTCGGGCGGCGTCAAATACGATCACAAGAGCGACGGAATTTTACTCGGAGCCTCCAAGAGAGTAGATGATCTTACGCTGGGCGTGATCTTTGGGTACCAAAAATCGGACGCTTGGTATGAGGGTAAATTCGACGGTGTCAAAGAAAACATCAAATCCTACGAGCTCGGTCTGGCGGGTAGATACGATTTTAACGAGAACGTGGATCTGGCGGTAAATTTAACATATTCAACAAACGATCATAAATTTGAAACCAACAACGGATTCGGCGCTATCCACGGCGCGAAATACAAGTCGCAAATTTGGGATTTTAGCACGAGAGCAGGGTATAAATTTTTATTTGAAAACGGCTATATTAAGCCATATTTGGGGCTTGGAGCGATTAGAGTGAACGAGGATGCGATCTCTAGGCTTAGATTTAGCTCCGCTTCAAAAACCGCGCCGAACGGCACGGCTGGAATTTACGCGATCAAAGCTTTCGGCGATCTGCAGATATTTGCAAATGCGGAGTACGAGCATCGATTCAGCGGCGATTCGTATCATGCTAGCAGAAAGTATTCGGACAGATACGACGTCGAGGGGCTTGATTATTCTAGCGGCGTGTTTAACGGCGCGATCGGATTGAAATATAAGATCCTTCAAAGCGTCGGACTCAGCGCATCGTACGAGCTAAGCGAGAGCAAAAATAGCCTGGCAAGAGCCGCTTTTGACGTGGAATTTTGA
- the infC gene encoding translation initiation factor IF-3, translated as MSRGKEVFLNEDIPASEVRCIGDNGEVYGIISKAQALQIAEREGVDLVLIAPDAKPPVCKVMNYSKFRYQQEKKLKEAKKKQKIIEIKEIKLSAKIAQNDINYKVKHAKEFLDSGKHVKLRVFLKGREMSSPEIGVNLLNKIWDEFFAEVADRDKAPALEGRYVNMLITPKKA; from the coding sequence TTGAGCAGAGGCAAAGAGGTTTTTCTAAACGAGGACATTCCGGCTAGCGAAGTCAGGTGCATAGGCGACAACGGCGAGGTTTACGGCATAATTTCAAAGGCGCAGGCGCTGCAAATCGCCGAGCGAGAGGGTGTGGATCTGGTTTTGATAGCGCCCGATGCAAAGCCGCCCGTTTGCAAGGTCATGAACTACAGCAAATTTCGCTATCAGCAGGAAAAAAAGCTCAAAGAGGCGAAAAAAAAGCAAAAAATCATCGAGATCAAAGAGATCAAGCTGTCCGCCAAAATCGCTCAAAACGACATTAATTACAAAGTAAAGCACGCGAAAGAATTCCTTGATAGCGGCAAACACGTCAAACTTCGCGTATTTTTAAAAGGGCGCGAGATGTCAAGCCCGGAAATCGGCGTAAATTTGCTCAATAAAATTTGGGACGAATTTTTTGCGGAAGTTGCCGATCGCGATAAAGCGCCTGCGCTGGAGGGTCGCTACGTAAATATGCTGATCACGCCGAAAAAGGCGTAG
- the thrS gene encoding threonine--tRNA ligase — protein MSDIIAYKLNGEIYDTQSIGERASEAQPIYFDNSEDALKILRHSCAHLLAQAVRELYPSAKFFVGPAIEDGFYYDMRVSKNGGEKLGEEDLGAIEKKMRALAEANLEIKKIASTKEAVAKKYANDDLKQEVLKRIPDGPVSLYAQGEFEDICRGPHVQNTKFLKNFALTRIAGAYLGGDEKREMLTRIYGVVFADKDSLKKHLTMLEEAKKRDHRKLGAEMKFFTFDEQIGAGLPIWFPAGTRMRIKLEERLYRQLRKRGYEPVRGPEILKSDAWKISGHYSNYKENMYFTTIEDQEYGIKPMNCVGHIKVYQSEIRSYRDLPLKFCEYGVVHRHEKSGVLHGLFRVREFTQDDAHLFVMPSQIKENVYEILDFVGLLMKAFGFEYELEISTKPQKAVGDDEVWEIATKALKDALDEKGLKYGLDEGGGAFYGPKIDIKITDALGRKWQCGTVQVDFNLPARFELGYIDENNEKKQPVMLHRAILGSFERFVGILLEHTAGELPFWICPTQVSIVPIGEAHASYAKEILNLLREAGIDGEILDKNETLNKRIRTAEKQKVPLIIVLGDNEVSARSVALRDRRAREQRNLGLDEFLNFVKAKLNEVNF, from the coding sequence ATGAGCGATATTATCGCATATAAACTTAACGGTGAAATTTACGATACTCAAAGTATCGGCGAGCGCGCAAGCGAGGCGCAGCCGATATATTTCGATAACTCCGAGGACGCGCTTAAAATTTTGCGCCACTCCTGTGCGCATCTTTTGGCGCAGGCGGTGCGCGAGCTCTACCCGAGCGCTAAATTTTTCGTAGGACCGGCGATCGAGGATGGGTTTTACTATGATATGCGCGTTAGCAAAAATGGCGGCGAGAAGCTCGGCGAAGAGGATTTGGGGGCGATCGAAAAAAAGATGCGCGCGCTTGCCGAGGCAAATTTAGAGATTAAAAAGATAGCCTCCACCAAAGAGGCGGTCGCGAAAAAATATGCAAACGACGATCTTAAGCAGGAAGTTTTAAAGCGCATCCCCGACGGCCCGGTTAGCTTATATGCACAGGGCGAGTTTGAGGATATCTGCCGCGGCCCGCATGTGCAAAATACGAAATTTTTGAAAAATTTCGCCCTCACGCGCATCGCGGGGGCGTATCTCGGCGGCGACGAGAAGCGCGAGATGCTAACTCGCATCTACGGCGTCGTATTTGCCGATAAAGATAGCCTTAAAAAACACCTTACGATGCTCGAAGAAGCCAAGAAGCGCGATCACCGAAAGCTCGGAGCCGAGATGAAATTTTTCACCTTTGACGAGCAGATCGGCGCAGGACTTCCGATCTGGTTTCCTGCGGGCACGAGGATGCGTATAAAGCTCGAGGAGCGCCTTTATAGGCAGCTTCGCAAGCGCGGCTACGAGCCGGTGCGCGGCCCTGAAATTTTAAAATCCGACGCGTGGAAGATCAGCGGGCACTACAGTAACTACAAAGAAAATATGTATTTTACGACGATCGAGGATCAAGAATACGGCATCAAGCCGATGAACTGCGTCGGTCACATCAAGGTTTATCAAAGCGAGATCCGCTCATATCGCGATCTACCGCTTAAATTTTGCGAATACGGCGTCGTGCATCGCCACGAAAAAAGCGGCGTCTTGCACGGGCTTTTCCGCGTGCGCGAGTTTACGCAGGACGACGCGCATCTGTTTGTGATGCCGAGCCAGATCAAAGAAAACGTCTATGAAATTTTAGATTTCGTGGGGCTCTTGATGAAGGCTTTCGGATTTGAATACGAACTTGAAATTTCGACCAAACCGCAAAAGGCGGTCGGCGACGACGAGGTTTGGGAGATCGCGACGAAGGCATTAAAAGACGCGCTTGACGAAAAGGGCTTAAAATACGGTCTAGACGAGGGTGGCGGCGCATTCTACGGGCCTAAGATCGACATCAAAATCACCGACGCGCTCGGGCGAAAATGGCAGTGCGGCACGGTGCAGGTCGATTTTAACCTGCCTGCGCGCTTCGAGCTTGGCTACATCGACGAAAATAATGAAAAAAAGCAGCCCGTGATGCTGCATCGCGCGATTTTGGGAAGCTTCGAGCGCTTCGTGGGGATTTTGCTCGAGCACACCGCGGGCGAGCTTCCGTTTTGGATCTGTCCTACGCAGGTATCGATCGTGCCGATCGGCGAGGCGCATGCAAGCTATGCGAAAGAAATTTTAAATTTGCTGCGCGAAGCAGGCATTGACGGCGAAATTTTAGATAAAAACGAAACGCTAAATAAACGAATCAGAACGGCTGAAAAGCAGAAGGTGCCGCTCATCATCGTCCTAGGCGATAATGAAGTTTCGGCTCGCAGCGTGGCTCTGCGCGATCGTAGGGCGCGCGAACAGCGAAATTTAGGGCTGGATGAGTTTTTAAATTTCGTAAAAGCTAAATTAAACGAGGTGAATTTTTGA